In Kineococcus sp. NBC_00420, a single genomic region encodes these proteins:
- a CDS encoding YbhB/YbcL family Raf kinase inhibitor-like protein yields MNLERPIAPEPYSLLPSIPSFALHSSDVTSGTQLDEQHASGNVSPQLDWDGFPDGTKSFLVNCFDPDAPTPAGFWHWTIVDVPLSVTSLPTGAGSQPAPQGATVLKNDMGTADFTGAAPPPGDHPHRYVFAVHALDVESLGLPEGATPTVAAFMSLGHVLARATLSPVYSR; encoded by the coding sequence ATGAACCTCGAACGACCGATCGCCCCGGAGCCGTACTCCCTGCTCCCCTCCATCCCCAGCTTCGCCCTGCACTCCTCCGACGTCACGTCGGGCACGCAGCTGGACGAGCAGCACGCGAGCGGCAACGTCTCGCCGCAGCTGGACTGGGACGGTTTCCCGGACGGCACCAAGAGCTTCCTGGTCAACTGCTTCGACCCGGACGCTCCGACCCCGGCCGGCTTCTGGCACTGGACGATCGTCGACGTGCCACTCTCCGTGACGAGCCTGCCCACCGGCGCGGGCTCGCAACCCGCTCCGCAGGGGGCGACCGTGCTCAAGAACGACATGGGTACCGCCGATTTCACCGGCGCCGCTCCCCCGCCCGGTGACCACCCGCACCGCTACGTCTTCGCCGTGCACGCTCTCGACGTCGAGAGCCTCGGCCTCCCGGAGGGCGCGACGCCGACCGTCGCGGCCTTCATGTCCCTCGGTCACGTCCTGGCCCGCGCGACGCTCAGCCCGGTCTACTCCCGGTGA
- a CDS encoding flagellar assembly protein FliW, protein MTDAPVHAPTIEFVSPIMGFADHTAFHLVPLDEEGTLYSLRAADGTGIRLVVVVPGRFFPGYAPEIDDETVTKLDLRDTTEAAVLNVVTIGDDPAHATVNLLAPIVINHRTMRAAQVVLVGTDMPLRAPLLAV, encoded by the coding sequence ATGACCGACGCGCCCGTGCACGCCCCCACGATCGAGTTCGTCTCGCCCATCATGGGTTTCGCCGACCACACGGCGTTCCACCTCGTCCCCTTGGACGAGGAGGGGACGTTGTACTCACTGCGCGCAGCTGACGGCACGGGCATCCGCCTCGTCGTCGTCGTCCCCGGGAGGTTCTTCCCGGGGTACGCGCCGGAGATCGACGACGAGACGGTCACCAAGCTCGATCTGCGGGACACCACGGAGGCTGCGGTCCTGAACGTCGTGACGATCGGCGACGACCCGGCCCACGCGACGGTCAACCTGCTCGCTCCCATCGTGATCAACCACCGCACGATGCGGGCTGCTCAGGTGGTGCTCGTCGGGACGGACATGCCACTGCGAGCTCCACTCCTGGCGGTCTGA
- a CDS encoding YbaK/EbsC family protein — translation MSVPAEAQRVAGDLELVPAGENADLVPDAVRKALPEGSWALGIDPDLADTQALVDAAHVPLDGSANCVVVSGKRDGAERVAACVVLANTRADVNGAVKRLLDVRKASFLPMDRAVEESGMEYGGITPLGLPGDWRVLVDSAVAASDWVLIGSGVRTSKLVVRGSDLAALPNAEVLDIALPAR, via the coding sequence GTGAGCGTCCCGGCGGAGGCTCAGCGCGTCGCCGGGGACCTCGAGCTCGTGCCGGCCGGGGAGAACGCCGACCTCGTACCGGACGCCGTCCGGAAGGCCCTCCCCGAGGGTTCGTGGGCGCTCGGCATCGATCCGGACCTCGCCGACACCCAGGCCCTCGTCGACGCGGCGCACGTCCCCCTCGACGGGTCCGCGAACTGCGTCGTCGTCTCCGGCAAGCGCGACGGGGCGGAGCGGGTCGCGGCGTGCGTGGTTCTCGCGAACACTCGCGCCGACGTGAACGGCGCGGTCAAACGGCTCCTCGACGTCCGCAAGGCGTCATTCCTCCCGATGGACCGAGCCGTCGAGGAGTCGGGCATGGAGTACGGCGGCATCACGCCGCTCGGCCTACCCGGCGACTGGCGCGTCCTGGTCGATTCCGCCGTCGCGGCCAGCGACTGGGTCCTCATCGGCTCCGGGGTGCGGACGTCGAAGCTCGTCGTCCGCGGGTCCGACCTCGCCGCGCTGCCGAACGCCGAGGTCCTGGACATCGCGCTACCCGCCCGGTGA
- a CDS encoding flagellar assembly protein FliW — MSIASDTKPKIEFVAPLMGFDEHTAFELEALGDDGMFYTMQSTSDPSLRLVLADPTPFYPGYDAIINDETAAALDLQDETDGAVLTIVNMARGMEKATINLFAPIVVNPKSHKALQTLQYGTEDAAMDAPLTPPSA, encoded by the coding sequence GTGAGCATCGCTTCCGACACCAAGCCCAAGATCGAGTTCGTCGCACCCCTGATGGGGTTCGACGAGCACACGGCGTTCGAGCTCGAAGCCCTCGGCGACGACGGCATGTTCTACACCATGCAGTCGACGTCGGACCCCAGCCTCCGGCTGGTACTGGCCGACCCCACGCCGTTCTACCCCGGCTACGACGCGATCATCAACGATGAGACCGCCGCCGCCCTGGACCTCCAGGACGAGACCGACGGCGCCGTCCTCACCATCGTCAACATGGCGAGGGGCATGGAGAAGGCGACGATCAACCTGTTCGCCCCGATCGTCGTCAACCCCAAGTCCCACAAGGCGTTGCAGACCCTGCAGTACGGCACCGAGGACGCGGCCATGGACGCGCCCCTCACCCCGCCCTCGGCCTGA
- the flgK gene encoding flagellar hook-associated protein FlgK: MSTFSGINIARRGLTAAQLGMDVTGQNVANANTDGYSRQRVEQSASVLNQTGQFAQKNIPGDGVSVTSIARVSDALATSTARQDSAASKEQAAASSVWQTIENAIGDTGATGLSQSLQDLGSAWNTLANNNGVTGQAGDRQLVLTRSAAVVSTISSMSNQLQAQYGSLSLQASALATQANTAASNIASLNTSIRETLSTGASANELMDQRDQYLNQLADLTGSRVVNRDNGTVDVFVGNATIVTGDFHYDLKLSVPDPANPGQTIGNPQIGAQIVATIGGMDAAPVTGSLKGTLDGANKTLPDQKGKLDAFAATLTTTVNAATGATFFAAAGGGTVTSANIVLAATSVQESTSAAGDGSTDRKFAKQVVAAFGDVKQNWRTSVTNLASSTQSASNRADLASQVSLKSASVADSVSGVNLDEEMTNLVAYQHAYSAAAKVLTTMDEALDTLLNMVR; the protein is encoded by the coding sequence ATGAGCACCTTCTCCGGCATCAACATCGCCCGCCGCGGCCTGACCGCCGCCCAGCTCGGTATGGACGTCACCGGCCAGAACGTCGCGAACGCCAACACCGACGGGTACTCCCGCCAGCGGGTCGAGCAGTCCGCGAGCGTCCTGAACCAGACGGGGCAGTTCGCCCAGAAGAACATCCCCGGCGACGGCGTCTCGGTCACCAGCATCGCCCGCGTCTCCGACGCCCTGGCCACGTCGACGGCACGCCAGGACTCCGCGGCCTCGAAGGAGCAGGCCGCTGCGAGCTCCGTCTGGCAGACCATCGAGAACGCCATCGGCGACACCGGGGCCACGGGGCTGAGCCAGAGCCTGCAGGACCTGGGCTCGGCCTGGAACACCCTGGCCAACAACAACGGCGTCACCGGCCAAGCCGGTGACCGCCAGCTCGTCCTGACCCGGAGCGCCGCCGTCGTCTCGACCATCAGCAGCATGAGCAACCAGCTGCAGGCGCAGTACGGGTCTCTGAGCCTGCAGGCGAGCGCCCTCGCGACGCAGGCCAACACGGCTGCGTCGAACATCGCCAGCCTGAACACCTCGATCCGCGAGACCTTGTCCACCGGTGCCTCGGCCAACGAGCTGATGGACCAGCGCGACCAGTACCTGAACCAGCTCGCCGACCTCACCGGTTCGCGTGTCGTCAACCGCGACAACGGCACCGTCGACGTCTTCGTCGGCAACGCCACGATCGTCACGGGCGACTTCCACTACGACCTGAAGCTCAGCGTGCCGGACCCGGCGAACCCCGGTCAGACCATCGGCAACCCGCAGATCGGCGCGCAGATCGTCGCCACCATCGGCGGGATGGACGCGGCGCCCGTCACCGGGTCGCTCAAGGGCACCCTCGACGGGGCGAACAAGACCCTGCCCGACCAGAAGGGCAAGCTGGACGCCTTCGCCGCCACGCTGACGACGACGGTGAACGCGGCGACGGGGGCCACGTTCTTCGCGGCCGCCGGTGGCGGGACCGTCACCTCGGCGAACATCGTCCTGGCCGCCACCTCGGTCCAGGAGAGCACGAGCGCGGCCGGTGACGGCTCGACCGACCGCAAGTTCGCCAAGCAGGTCGTCGCCGCCTTCGGCGACGTCAAGCAGAACTGGCGGACGAGCGTCACCAACCTCGCCAGCTCCACGCAGTCGGCCTCGAACCGCGCCGACCTCGCGTCCCAGGTGTCGCTGAAGTCCGCTTCCGTGGCCGACAGCGTCTCCGGGGTCAACCTCGACGAGGAGATGACGAACCTCGTCGCCTACCAGCACGCCTACTCGGCCGCCGCCAAGGTCCTCACGACCATGGACGAAGCGCTCGACACGCTCCTGAACATGGTCCGCTGA
- the flgL gene encoding flagellar hook-associated protein FlgL, whose protein sequence is MLGRITQRSIAMNSLTNLQANQNRTAKLQEQITSGSSLQKGSDDSVRAAAALRLNDQIALNADYGSNLDDARNVMDSQEQALNSTVDRLQRVRDLAVGAVNGTLDANARGGIAAEILAIKDTILGNSNTNYAGRAVFGGTTDNPVAYASATAPATGYVTNDDGGTVTRTISAGVTMAVNTSGKTVYGDATSNVFDELDKLAADIKAGTYGATSTVNLTTIDSRISLATNAMATIGAKQNQVDHAEDVNTSQLQYFTAQLNDVQGVDPAKAYLEFTQQNVAYQAALQVTAKTVQTSLMDFLR, encoded by the coding sequence ATGCTCGGCCGCATCACCCAGCGCAGCATCGCGATGAACTCGCTCACGAACCTGCAGGCCAACCAGAACCGCACGGCGAAGCTGCAGGAGCAGATCACCAGCGGCAGCTCCCTGCAGAAGGGGTCGGACGATTCCGTCCGGGCCGCCGCCGCCCTGCGACTGAACGACCAGATCGCCCTCAACGCCGACTACGGCAGCAACCTGGACGACGCCCGCAACGTCATGGACAGCCAGGAGCAGGCGCTGAACAGCACGGTGGACCGCCTGCAGCGAGTCCGTGACCTCGCCGTCGGCGCGGTCAACGGCACCCTGGACGCCAACGCGCGGGGCGGCATCGCCGCCGAGATCCTCGCGATCAAGGACACCATCCTGGGCAACTCCAACACCAACTACGCCGGTCGCGCCGTCTTCGGCGGCACGACCGACAACCCCGTGGCCTACGCGTCCGCGACGGCCCCGGCCACCGGGTACGTCACCAACGACGACGGTGGCACCGTGACGCGGACCATCTCCGCGGGCGTCACCATGGCGGTGAACACCTCGGGCAAGACCGTGTACGGGGACGCCACGAGCAACGTCTTCGACGAGCTGGACAAGCTGGCCGCCGACATCAAGGCCGGCACGTACGGCGCCACGAGCACGGTCAACCTCACGACCATCGACAGCCGCATCAGCCTGGCGACCAACGCCATGGCCACCATCGGCGCCAAGCAGAACCAGGTCGACCACGCCGAGGACGTCAACACCTCCCAGCTGCAGTACTTCACCGCGCAGCTCAACGACGTCCAGGGTGTCGACCCGGCGAAGGCGTACCTCGAGTTCACCCAGCAGAACGTCGCCTACCAGGCGGCGCTGCAGGTGACGGCCAAGACGGTCCAGACCAGTCTCATGGACTTCCTCCGCTGA